The Artemia franciscana chromosome 11, ASM3288406v1, whole genome shotgun sequence genome has a segment encoding these proteins:
- the LOC136032605 gene encoding uncharacterized protein LOC136032605 produces the protein MLLTYVVFFALFLSTRITPVEAIAVPKTDLINLRFHSTFSVPSILTTLTALHLLREVTGGASSTNGNNPTGKKRGCRAGKNERRRRTGCAISDSPPILKPERPLAKRKLPNILVCNARSLNNKTDALEVIARQNNASIIIISECWETSDESARIKGYASYFNTRYDRGLNRRGGGVGLYVRNDLPSRLLSEPIDSDHEILWTECKPACLSKRFSCLIVASVYYPESAKNRKDLIEHIQFFVDKMRRKHVSPGFVIARDFNQTNRLWVSNILDLRQAVTIPTHQSGSTLDLIFTNLTNFYCTPRSLGPLLNSDHFIIFWEASSAFPKPKRVKYTVRPLTEDSISTFGRWIGNYQFEDICSEQDINIKVNKLNTLLQEQFQTCFPVKVITVSDTDKPWITNDLKNLIKTRCRLHIAGDTVASAKLLKRLTGKTTLRDLRLLKEDGTLTSANEVNSFFADICTTFPSITKSEIDTIIVGAEIEDVCEVSEFTVYKELLRLKGNCASYPGKLPVKLLREFAIFLAKPLSPIINQCFRQQVFPSTWKRAYVRVIQKVKCPKSCDQLQPIFDNSEPF, from the exons ATGTTATTGACTTATGTAGTTTTTTTCGCTCTATTTTTGAGTACCAGAATCACTCCTGTTGAAGCCATTGCTGTGCCAAAAACTGACTTAATAAATTTGCGTTTCCATTCTACCTTTTCGGTGCCATCTATCTTGACTACGCTAACTGCATTGCACTTACTGCGAGAAGTCACAGGTGGTGCATCGTCCACCAATGGAAACAATCCGACAGGAAAGAAACGTGGATGCCGGGCagggaaaaatgaaagaagaaggcGTACGGGGTGTGCTATTTCG GATAGCCCGCCCATTCTAAAGCCCGAACGTCCTTTAGCTAAACGTAAGTTGCCAAATATACTTGTGTGTAACGCTAGATCTTTGAACAACAAAACTGATGCACTTGAAGTTATTGCCAGGCAAAACAATgcctcaataataataataagcgaATGTTGGGAAACTTCTGACGAATCGGCGCGCATCAAAGGTTACGCAAGCTACTTTAATACGCGTTACGATCGTGGCTTGAATCGTCGAGGAGGAGGCGTTGGACTTTATGTTCGTAATGACCTACCCTCAAGGCTGTTAAGTGAGCCTATTGACTCCGACCACGAAATATTATGGACCGAATGCAAACCTGCATGTTTATCCAAAagattttcatgtttaattgttGCTTCGGTCTATTATCCTGAAAGCGCTAAAAACAGGAAAGATTTGATTGAACACATTCAGTTTTTCGTAGACAAAATGCGCCGCAAGCATGTCTCTCCTGGCTTTGTTATTGCCAGAGACTTCAATCAAACTAATAGGCTAtgggtttcaaatattttagatttaCGACAAGCCGTTACAATACCTACCCATCAAAGTGGCAGCACACTTGACTTGATTTTTACAAACTTGACAAACTTTTATTGCACACCGAGATCCTTAGGACCCCTTCTGAATTCTGATCACTTTATCATCTTTTGGGAAGCCAGTTCGGCATTTCCGAAGCCAAAACGAGTCAAATATACAGTGCGACCACTTACTGAAGACTCGATATCTACATTTGGTCGCTGGATCGGTAATTATCAGTTTGAGGACATTTGCTCTGAACAGGATATTAATATCAAAGTCAATAAGCTGAATACTCTGCTTCAGGAGCAATTTCAGACTTGTTTccccgtaaaagtcattactgtgagtgacactgataaaccgtggataaccaatgatctaaagaatttaataaaaacccgTTGTCGCCTTCATATCGCTGGTGATACCGTAGCTTCAGCCAAGTTGC TAAAAAGACTTACCGGTAAGACAACACTCAGAGACCTAAGGCTTCTCAAAGAGGACGGTACCTTAACCTCAGCTaatgaagtcaattctttttttgctgacatttgTACCACATTTCCATCAATCACCAAATCAGAAATTGATACTATCATTGTTGGTGCAGAGATTGAGGACGTATGTGAAGTCTCTGAATTCACTGTTTATAAGGAACTCCTAAGACTGAAAGGGAACTGTGCGTCCTACCCAGGTAAGCTTCCAGTAAAGCTGTTACGCGAATTcgccatttttcttgctaagccACTCTCTCCTATAATCAACCAATGTTTCCGTCAGCAAGTATTTCCTAGTACTTGGAAAAGAGCATATGTCCGCGTTATTCAGAAAGTAAAGTGTCCAAAATCTTGTGATCAACTCCAGCCTATATTCGATAACTCCGAACCTTTCTAA